A part of Kineococcus endophyticus genomic DNA contains:
- a CDS encoding ABC transporter substrate-binding protein — MRTTRFRAPLAAALAATALAGLAGCAGDSAATTPAAASTALPLVVPGTLTVATDATYAPMESMQGADFVGADIDLVTDLAQRMGLKVVFVQTGFDDLIDTVSAHRADLIASSMTDRAARQEKVDFVDYFIAGSQAIAAGGNPLGLDGPGTWCGHRAAVNSGTTNGDLVAAQSALCTAAGKAAIVVDEVPNGQSAAEVEAGRADFGVEDYPSAADLVAASNGKTALAGKPLQPSPYGFGVAKDRTELRDAVQRALQESIASGRYAEVLKAHGVEAAALTTTALNGGA, encoded by the coding sequence GTGCGCACGACCCGCTTCCGTGCCCCCCTGGCCGCGGCACTCGCCGCGACGGCGCTCGCGGGCCTGGCCGGTTGCGCGGGCGACAGCGCCGCGACGACCCCGGCCGCCGCTTCCACCGCCCTCCCGCTCGTGGTGCCCGGCACCCTGACGGTCGCGACCGACGCGACCTACGCGCCGATGGAGTCGATGCAGGGGGCGGACTTCGTCGGCGCCGACATCGACCTCGTCACCGATCTCGCTCAGCGGATGGGCCTGAAGGTCGTCTTCGTGCAGACCGGGTTCGACGACCTCATCGACACCGTCTCGGCCCACCGCGCCGACCTCATCGCCTCGTCCATGACCGACCGCGCCGCCCGGCAGGAGAAGGTCGACTTCGTCGACTACTTCATCGCCGGCAGCCAGGCCATCGCCGCCGGCGGGAACCCCCTCGGCCTCGACGGCCCCGGCACCTGGTGCGGGCACCGCGCGGCCGTGAACTCCGGCACGACGAACGGCGACCTCGTGGCCGCGCAGTCCGCCCTCTGCACGGCGGCCGGCAAGGCGGCGATCGTGGTCGACGAGGTGCCGAACGGCCAGAGCGCCGCCGAGGTCGAAGCCGGCCGCGCCGACTTCGGCGTCGAGGACTACCCCTCGGCCGCCGACCTGGTCGCCGCCTCCAACGGGAAGACCGCCCTCGCGGGCAAGCCGCTGCAGCCCTCGCCCTACGGCTTCGGCGTCGCCAAGGACCGCACCGAGCTGCGGGACGCCGTGCAGCGCGCGCTGCAGGAGTCGATCGCCTCCGGCCGCTACGCCGAGGTCCTCAAGGCCCACGGGGTGGAGGCCGCCGCGTTGACGACGACGGCGCTCAACGGCGGGGCGTGA
- a CDS encoding GNAT family N-acetyltransferase: MPEVVVAPEDPTSVPARAALRAYYDDIVTRWYGRAATTAEVDELVAGSGDDRLAPPDGLLLLARRGEDVLGCAGLRVLGDIGEVTRLHVTSAARGHGVGTRLLRALEEEARARGLQVLRLETRDDLVEARRLYARHGYTPTDRFTDDPYAHHCLAKRLDPAHPDG, encoded by the coding sequence GTGCCTGAGGTCGTCGTCGCTCCCGAGGACCCGACCTCGGTCCCCGCCCGCGCGGCGCTGCGCGCCTACTACGACGACATCGTCACGCGCTGGTACGGCCGCGCGGCCACGACGGCCGAGGTGGACGAGCTCGTCGCCGGCTCCGGGGACGACCGGCTCGCGCCCCCGGACGGCCTCCTGCTCCTCGCCCGGCGCGGCGAGGACGTCCTGGGCTGCGCGGGTCTGCGGGTGCTGGGGGACATCGGTGAGGTCACGCGCCTGCACGTCACGAGCGCGGCCCGGGGCCACGGGGTCGGCACCCGCCTCCTGAGGGCCCTCGAGGAGGAAGCCCGCGCACGGGGTCTGCAGGTGCTCCGGCTGGAGACCCGCGACGACCTCGTCGAGGCACGCCGCCTCTACGCGCGGCACGGATACACGCCCACGGACCGCTTCACCGACGACCCCTACGCCCACCACTGCCTCGCCAAGCGCCTGGACCCCGCTCACCCGGACGGGTGA